A window of the Hordeum vulgare subsp. vulgare chromosome 5H, MorexV3_pseudomolecules_assembly, whole genome shotgun sequence genome harbors these coding sequences:
- the LOC123452429 gene encoding L-type lectin-domain containing receptor kinase SIT2-like codes for MAGMESPWRPLLAALLLVCFGAAVLGDGDGEQFVYSGFAGANATLALDGTAVVQPSGLLELTNGTAQLTGHAVHRMPLRLRRSPGDGVRSFSASFVFGIIPPYSDLSGHGIVFFVGKDNFSAALPSQHLGLLNSFNNGNATNHIFGVELDTILNKEFNDPNDNHVGIDVNSLESVVARPAAYYDEKSGAFHDLLLISGKAMQVWVDYESESTQINVFLAPLKNGAKPSTPLVSAKRNLSEVLVEPAYAGFSSSTGTVRSRHYLLGWSFAMDGPAPPIDIGSLPKLPFVGVRPRSRVLEIVLPIATAAFVLGVVGVVILLVRRRSRYAEVREDWEVEFGPHRFSYKDLFRATEGFKGKTLLGFGGFGRVYKGVLPKSKLEVAVKKVSHESRQGIKEFVAEVVTIGRLRHRNLVQLLGYCRRKGELLLVYDYMSNGSLDKYLYGGSKDKEKPALDWAQRFRIIKGVASGLLYIHEDFEQVIIHRDIKASNVLLDADMNGRLGDFGLARLYDHGADPQTTHVVGTMGYLAPELARTGKASPLTDVFAFGAFILEVACGRRPVEQAMNDSRLMLVDWVLEHWQKETLLEVVDARLDGNYDAGEVVLALKLGLMCSHPMPGARPSMRQVMQYLEGDLPIPELTPTQMSFSMLALMQSQGFDSFVLSAASDPSSATMMTMGTITGLSGGR; via the coding sequence ATGGCCGGCATGGAGAGCCCGTGGCGCCCCCTTCTCGCGGCTCTCCTCCTAGTGTGTTTCGGCGCCGCCGTTCTGGGCGACGGAGATGGCGAGCAGTTCGTCTACTCCGGCTTCGCCGGCGCGAACGCCACCCTGGCCCTGGACGGCACGGCCGTCGTCCAGCCGAGCGGGCTCCTGGAGCTGACCAACGGCACGGCCCAGCTCACGGGCCACGCGGTTCACCGGATGCCGCTGCGCCTGCGGAGGTCGCCGGGCGACGGCGTGCGCTCCTTCTCGGCGTCCTTCGTGTTCGGCATCATTCCCCCGTACTCCGACCTCAGCGGTCACGGCATCGTCTTCTTCGTCGGGAAGGACAACTTCTCGGCCGCGCTGCCGAGCCAGCACCTGGGCCTCCTCAACAGCTTCAACAACGGCAACGCCACCAACCACATCTTCGGCGTCGAGCTGGACACCATCCTGAACAAGGAGTTCAACGACCCCAACGACAACCACGTCGGCATCGATGTCAACAGCCTCGAGTCCGTCGTAGCGCGCCCCGCCGCCTACTACGACGAGAAGAGCGGCGCGTTCCACGATCTGCTTCTGATCAGCGGCAAGGCGATGCAGGTCTGGGTGGACTACGAGAGCGAGTCCACGCAGATCAACGTGTTCCTGGCGCCCCTGAAGAATGGCGCCAAACCTTCGACGCCCCTGGTGTCAGCCAAGAGGAACCTCTCGGAGGTGCTCGTGGAGCCGGCGTACGCCGGCTTCTCGTCGTCGACGGGCACGGTCAGGTCGCGCCACTACCTTCTCGGCTGGAGCTTCGCCATGGACGGCCCCGCACCTCCCATCGACATAGGCAGCCTGCCGAAGCTGCCGTTCGTGGGCGTCAGGCCGCGGTCGAGGGTGCTGGAAATCGTCCTGCCGATCGCCACCGCGGCGTTCGTCCTCGGCGTGGTCGGCGTGGTGATCCTGCTCGTCCGGCGGCGGTCCAGGTACGCGGAGGTGCGGGAGGACTGGGAGGTGGAGTTCGGGCCGCACAGGTTCTCGTACAAGGACCTGTTCCGCGCCACGGAGGGGTTCAAGGGCAAGACCCTGCTGGGCTTCGGCGGCTTCGGGAGGGTGTACAAGGGGGTGCTCCCCAAGTCCAAGCTGGAGGTGGCGGTGAAGAAGGTGTCGCACGAGTCGAGGCAGGGCATCAAGGAGTTCGTGGCGGAGGTGGTGACCATCGGCCGGCTCCGGCACCGCAACCTAGTGCAGCTGCTCGGCTACTGCCGCCGGAAGGGGGAGCTCCTCCTGGTCTACGACTACATGTCCAACGGCAGCCTCGACAAGTACCTGTACGGCGGCAGCAAGGACAAGGAGAAGCCGGCGCTGGACTGGGCGCAGAGGTTCCGGATCATCAAGGGCGTGGCGTCGGGCCTGCTCTACATCCACGAGGACTTCGAGCAGGTCATCATCCACCGGGACATCAAGGCCAGCAACGTGCTCCTGGACGCCGACATGAACGGCCGGCTTGGCGACTTCGGCCTGGCGCGCCTGTACGACCACGGCGCCGACCCGCAGACGACACACGTGGTCGGCACCATGGGGTACCTGGCCCCGGAGCTGGCGCGCACGGGGAAGGCGTCCCCTCTCACCGACGTCTTCGCCTTCGGCGCCTTCATCCTGGAGGTGGCCTGCGGCCGGAGGCCCGTGGAGCAGGCCATGAACGACAGCCGCCTCATGCTCGTCGACTGGGTGCTCGAGCACTGGCAGAAGGAGACGCTCCTCGAGGTGGTCGACGCGAGGCTCGACGGCAACTACGACGCTGGCGAGGTCGTCCTGGCGCTCAAGCTGGGCTTGATGTGCTCGCATCCGATGCCCGGCGCGAGGCCGAGCATGCGGCAGGTCATGCAGTACCTCGAAGGCGACTTGCCGATCCCCGAATTGACGCCCACGCAGATGAGCTTCAGCATGCTGGCCCTGATGCAGAGCCAAGGGTTTGACTCGTTCGTCTTGTCTGCGGCGTCGGATCCATCGTCCGCCACGATGATGACCATGGGCACGATCACTGGACTCTCCGGAGGGAGATGA